The following coding sequences are from one Cenarchaeum symbiosum A window:
- a CDS encoding GMP synthase, glutamine amidotransferase domain (COG0518) yields MLGGLLVQDRYETMTVRPKQEKLPPSDGYNLLVVLGAPYSVNDDLPHLREEEGIIREFVESKRPVLGICLGSQLIAKAFGGRVYTGPKKEIGFYHDIQCDNEGLFAGFESPFTAFHWHNDTFELPQGSTRLASSTHYENQAFRYKTAVGLQFHLEVDTEMAIQWLDGAQQKGILSTDTAGKIRSEMAEQMPVVNQNMERFYANFKSEFGL; encoded by the coding sequence ATGCTCGGCGGGCTGCTAGTCCAGGACAGATATGAAACAATGACGGTCCGCCCAAAGCAGGAAAAGCTCCCGCCGTCGGACGGGTACAACCTGCTTGTAGTGCTCGGCGCCCCGTACAGCGTAAACGACGACCTGCCGCATCTGAGGGAGGAAGAGGGGATAATACGCGAGTTTGTAGAAAGTAAAAGGCCCGTGCTTGGAATATGCCTCGGCTCGCAGCTGATAGCCAAGGCGTTTGGGGGCAGGGTGTATACGGGACCCAAAAAGGAGATTGGTTTCTATCATGATATACAGTGCGATAACGAGGGCCTGTTTGCAGGCTTTGAGAGTCCGTTTACTGCATTTCACTGGCACAATGATACATTTGAGCTGCCGCAGGGCTCTACGCGTCTTGCAAGCTCTACACACTATGAAAACCAGGCGTTTCGGTACAAGACTGCAGTCGGCCTGCAGTTTCATCTCGAAGTGGATACAGAGATGGCGATACAGTGGCTTGATGGCGCCCAGCAAAAGGGCATATTATCGACAGATACAGCCGGCAAAATCCGCTCAGAGATGGCAGAACAGATGCCCGTGGTAAACCAGAATATGGAGAGGTTTTATGCCAATTTCAAGTCAGAGTTTGGCCTCTGA